A single genomic interval of Sinorhizobium garamanticum harbors:
- a CDS encoding redoxin domain-containing protein codes for MGEPTGPLQPGDPAPAFALPAANAEGMVSLDSLRGRPFLIGFFRGLHCPFCRRQVKQLARVQPVLHATGVETLAVINTPVERARLYDRYQPTSVTILSDPDCRTHRAFGVPRAEFLADGSDEAAEWPHRVKVEQFQAARINPTGELPQPLQPMEANRVLNAKDGFEPDETDNAIFAKHGTQLVGHFLVDAAGIIRWAQLEAREGPEGLCTFPTAAEIIAAADNLGH; via the coding sequence ATGGGAGAACCGACAGGTCCGCTGCAGCCCGGCGATCCGGCGCCCGCCTTCGCTCTTCCAGCGGCCAACGCCGAGGGGATGGTCTCCCTCGACAGCCTTCGCGGTCGCCCGTTCCTGATAGGTTTCTTTCGCGGGCTGCACTGCCCGTTCTGTCGGCGTCAGGTGAAGCAGCTTGCCCGCGTCCAGCCTGTGCTTCACGCCACGGGAGTGGAGACGCTCGCCGTGATCAACACGCCGGTCGAGCGCGCCCGCCTCTATGATCGTTACCAGCCGACGTCGGTAACCATTCTTTCCGATCCGGACTGCCGCACGCACCGGGCCTTCGGAGTGCCCCGGGCCGAGTTCCTGGCCGATGGCAGCGACGAAGCGGCGGAATGGCCCCATCGAGTGAAGGTCGAGCAGTTCCAAGCGGCGCGCATCAATCCGACCGGCGAACTGCCGCAGCCGTTGCAGCCGATGGAAGCGAACCGCGTACTCAACGCCAAGGATGGGTTCGAGCCGGACGAGACCGACAATGCGATCTTTGCAAAGCACGGCACGCAGCTTGTCGGACATTTCCTGGTCGACGCCGCCGGTATCATCCGCTGGGCGCAGCTCGAGGCACGCGAGGGGCCGGAAGGTCTCTGCACCTTCCCGACCGCGGCCGAGATCATCGCTGCCGCCGACAATCTCGGACACTGA
- a CDS encoding dihydrofolate reductase family protein — protein sequence MRKIVVGAFVSLDGIMQAPGGPEEDPTGGFKFGGWVAPYFDETMGAAVDEMFAKPFDLLLGRKTYDIFAAHWPYAGADDPIGTLFDRITKFVATRNPDFKLGWQNSQSLGSDVVATLRKLKSEDGPDLLTQGSTDLLQTLFHNDLVDEMYVSIFPVVLGKGKKLFGDGASPMALKLVSSKVSGSGVTVNKYVRGGEIVTGSFEFEQPTEAELERRRNLT from the coding sequence ATGAGAAAGATCGTTGTTGGTGCATTTGTAAGTCTCGACGGAATCATGCAGGCACCGGGTGGGCCGGAGGAAGATCCTACCGGCGGCTTCAAATTTGGCGGCTGGGTGGCCCCCTATTTCGACGAGACCATGGGCGCGGCAGTGGACGAGATGTTCGCCAAGCCATTCGACCTTCTGCTGGGGCGGAAGACCTACGACATTTTCGCGGCTCATTGGCCCTATGCCGGCGCCGACGATCCGATCGGCACGTTGTTCGATCGCATCACGAAATTTGTCGCGACGCGCAATCCGGATTTCAAGCTCGGCTGGCAGAACAGCCAGAGCCTCGGCAGCGACGTGGTCGCCACGCTCCGGAAGCTGAAGAGCGAAGACGGACCGGACCTCCTGACGCAAGGTTCGACCGATTTGCTGCAGACCCTTTTCCACAACGATCTGGTGGACGAGATGTATGTGTCGATCTTTCCGGTCGTGCTCGGAAAGGGCAAGAAACTGTTCGGCGACGGCGCCTCGCCGATGGCACTGAAGCTCGTCAGTTCGAAGGTTTCGGGCTCTGGGGTAACCGTAAACAAATACGTCCGCGGCGGCGAGATCGTCACCGGCTCGTTCGAATTCGAGCAGCCGACCGAAGCGGAACTGGAGCGGCGCAGGAACCTGACCTGA
- a CDS encoding cyclic nucleotide-gated ion channel — protein MSARPFSKISAPFNGLIAALGLVAVAVLTTPDITGRMRLGLQLLLVAIWGVYLLQLVETLIVRRAKGPQDSMPAITIDVLAVLVPLAGFLFASTRDQDLFCAIWLLKPLRNSTFFRLIGRVISNEARNLIGVTSVFGLVLFAAALAGYLIERDVQPDKFGSIPQAMWWAVVTLSTTGYGDEIPQSFAGRVLAGLVMMCGIGIFALWAGLLATGFYAEIRRQDFVRNWQLVAAVPLFQNLGSSALVEIVRALRPRLVPAGAVICRKGEAGDQMYFIVEGRVCVATPDPIELGPGSFFGEIALISGEPRSATVSASTEVSLLSLHAEDFQMLSASNPDIADIIRKTALERRGATPRA, from the coding sequence ATGTCGGCACGGCCTTTCTCGAAGATTTCCGCGCCGTTCAACGGGCTGATCGCAGCGCTTGGGCTGGTGGCGGTCGCCGTCCTCACCACACCGGATATCACCGGGCGGATGAGGCTCGGGTTGCAGCTCTTGCTCGTGGCGATCTGGGGTGTCTATCTCCTGCAACTGGTCGAGACGCTGATCGTTCGGCGCGCGAAAGGTCCGCAGGACAGCATGCCGGCGATCACCATCGATGTGCTCGCCGTTCTGGTGCCTCTTGCCGGCTTCCTGTTTGCCTCCACGCGTGATCAGGACCTCTTCTGCGCCATCTGGCTGTTGAAGCCGCTACGAAATTCCACGTTCTTCCGGCTGATCGGCAGGGTGATTAGCAACGAGGCGCGCAACCTGATCGGCGTCACATCGGTCTTCGGCCTCGTGCTGTTCGCTGCCGCGCTCGCGGGCTATCTCATCGAACGCGACGTCCAGCCGGATAAATTCGGCAGCATCCCGCAGGCGATGTGGTGGGCCGTCGTCACGCTGTCGACGACCGGCTATGGCGACGAGATTCCGCAGAGCTTCGCCGGCCGCGTGCTGGCCGGGCTGGTCATGATGTGCGGCATCGGCATCTTCGCGCTCTGGGCCGGCCTCCTTGCGACCGGATTCTATGCGGAAATCCGCCGCCAGGACTTCGTGCGCAATTGGCAACTGGTTGCTGCCGTGCCGCTATTCCAGAACCTCGGCTCGTCCGCGCTCGTCGAGATCGTCAGAGCGCTGAGGCCGCGCCTGGTGCCGGCCGGCGCCGTGATCTGCCGCAAGGGCGAGGCGGGCGACCAGATGTACTTCATCGTCGAGGGCCGTGTCTGCGTCGCGACGCCGGACCCGATCGAGCTCGGTCCCGGCAGCTTCTTCGGCGAGATAGCGCTGATAAGCGGCGAGCCCCGCTCGGCGACCGTCAGCGCCTCGACCGAGGTTTCGCTGTTGTCGCTGCACGCGGAGGACTTCCAGATGCTGTCCGCCAGCAACCCCGACATCGCCGACATCATCCGCAAGACCGCCCTCGAACGGCGCGGCGCGACGCCGAGGGCTTGA
- a CDS encoding GlxA family transcriptional regulator has translation MPRNTPETATHPLHVSLVAIPDAVVSTLTGIFDVMNAFALLPSPGHAQSAPPFRVEIVGLWPGPLELASGVPVMVQRGIAGIETTDIVIVPSVLLGSDGWQKGRHPELVDWLGAMHRRGALLCSACSGIFLLAETGLFDGVDATVHFGYAQAFHTVFPKVTIHPERVLVVSGEREELITSGASMTWHDLALYLIARHAGATAAQAIAKYFALQWHQDGLAPYIVFEGRNDHGDVAIQAAQEWIATHFSVANPLEEMVRRAGLAERTFKRRFTGATGLSPIVYVQRLRIEDAKRRLERTEVPIDEISWQVGYEDPAFFRRLFKRVTGLTPGSYRRRFMIPDYARPPRRE, from the coding sequence ATGCCGCGCAACACCCCCGAGACCGCAACGCATCCACTTCACGTGAGCCTCGTCGCCATCCCCGATGCGGTGGTGTCGACGCTGACCGGCATCTTCGACGTCATGAACGCCTTTGCCCTGCTTCCTTCGCCCGGCCACGCGCAATCGGCGCCGCCGTTTCGCGTCGAGATCGTCGGGCTGTGGCCCGGCCCGCTGGAGCTCGCAAGTGGCGTGCCCGTGATGGTGCAGCGCGGTATCGCCGGCATCGAGACGACCGACATCGTCATCGTCCCCTCGGTGCTGCTCGGATCTGACGGCTGGCAGAAGGGCCGGCATCCGGAACTGGTCGATTGGCTCGGCGCAATGCATCGCCGCGGCGCGCTTTTGTGCTCGGCCTGCTCGGGTATTTTCCTGCTTGCCGAGACGGGGCTTTTCGACGGGGTCGATGCGACAGTGCATTTCGGCTACGCCCAGGCTTTTCACACCGTCTTCCCGAAAGTGACGATCCATCCCGAGCGCGTTCTGGTCGTCTCCGGCGAGCGCGAAGAACTGATCACGTCGGGCGCCTCCATGACCTGGCACGATCTGGCGCTCTATCTGATCGCCCGCCATGCCGGCGCAACCGCGGCGCAGGCCATCGCGAAATATTTCGCGCTGCAATGGCATCAGGACGGGCTCGCGCCCTACATCGTCTTCGAGGGGCGCAACGACCATGGAGACGTCGCAATCCAGGCGGCACAAGAGTGGATCGCGACGCATTTCTCGGTCGCCAATCCGCTGGAGGAGATGGTCCGCCGCGCCGGGCTCGCCGAACGCACGTTCAAACGCCGCTTCACCGGTGCGACCGGCCTAAGCCCGATCGTCTATGTCCAGCGCCTGAGGATCGAGGATGCCAAGCGCCGGCTTGAACGGACGGAAGTACCGATCGACGAGATCAGTTGGCAGGTCGGCTACGAGGACCCCGCCTTCTTCCGCCGCCTGTTCAAGCGAGTCACCGGGCTGACGCCGGGAAGCTATCGCCGGCGCTTCATGATTCCCGACTACGCCCGGCCGCCGCGGAGGGAATAG
- a CDS encoding class I SAM-dependent methyltransferase, whose product MEKVENRIDQAKLDALVSRAVGDLSAGYGGVMVSLGNRLGLYKAMAGAGPLTSSELAARAGCAERYVREWLGSQVAGGYVTYHASSGTYELSPEQALVLAEEDSPVFIPHAWAVPASMWADENKAVEAFRTGKGIAWGDHDGRLYCGVAAFYRNAYKASLVAEWLPALGGGIEKKLRTGARVADIGCGHGHSTVLMAKAFPTSRFHGFDIHPESIIEARKVAAEAGVSDRVTFTTARADSYPGTDYDLICFFDCLHDMGDPVAAAAHAAKVIAGEGSVMLVEPFANDRVEDNVSPVARIYYAASTTICCAHAISDGGHLVLGAQAGEARLADVFRKAGFSRFRRALETPFNLILEARL is encoded by the coding sequence ATGGAAAAGGTAGAAAACAGGATCGACCAGGCGAAGCTCGATGCGCTCGTCTCGCGGGCGGTCGGCGATCTCTCGGCGGGTTACGGCGGCGTGATGGTCAGCCTCGGCAACCGCCTCGGCCTCTATAAAGCGATGGCCGGAGCCGGTCCGCTCACTTCGAGCGAACTGGCGGCACGGGCCGGCTGCGCGGAGCGCTATGTGCGCGAATGGCTCGGCTCCCAGGTGGCCGGCGGCTACGTGACCTATCATGCAAGCAGCGGCACCTACGAACTCTCGCCGGAGCAGGCGCTTGTGCTGGCCGAGGAGGACAGCCCTGTCTTCATCCCCCATGCCTGGGCGGTTCCTGCTTCCATGTGGGCGGACGAGAACAAGGCGGTGGAGGCCTTCCGCACCGGCAAGGGCATTGCCTGGGGTGACCACGACGGCCGGCTTTATTGCGGCGTCGCCGCCTTCTACAGGAACGCCTACAAGGCAAGCCTGGTCGCCGAATGGCTGCCGGCTCTCGGCGGTGGCATCGAGAAGAAGCTAAGGACCGGCGCGCGTGTCGCCGATATCGGCTGCGGGCACGGGCATTCGACGGTGCTGATGGCGAAGGCCTTTCCGACCTCGCGTTTCCATGGTTTCGATATCCATCCGGAATCGATCATCGAGGCGCGCAAGGTCGCGGCGGAGGCAGGCGTTTCGGATCGGGTAACCTTTACGACCGCGCGGGCGGACAGCTATCCCGGCACGGATTATGACCTGATCTGCTTCTTCGACTGCCTGCACGACATGGGCGATCCGGTCGCCGCGGCGGCGCATGCGGCAAAGGTGATCGCGGGCGAGGGGTCGGTGATGCTGGTGGAGCCCTTCGCCAACGATCGGGTCGAAGACAATGTCTCGCCGGTTGCGCGGATCTACTATGCGGCCTCCACGACGATCTGCTGCGCCCATGCGATCTCGGATGGCGGCCATCTGGTGCTCGGCGCCCAGGCCGGCGAGGCAAGGCTCGCCGACGTCTTCCGCAAGGCCGGCTTCAGCCGCTTCCGCCGGGCGCTGGAGACGCCGTTCAACCTGATCCTCGAGGCGCGGCTCTAG
- a CDS encoding FecR family protein codes for MSHLRGAAIVALGVMFFGPVSAMAAEAIGEAVRIRTEVRGANGLLAVKDPVYRDERILTSKSGLGQFVFRDGTKLAVGWGSSVVIDKFVFDDSNNLQKLSLRATKGTFRWVSGKSKSTAYEILTPAGTIGVRGTAFDFYVGGDGTTALVLLNGEASFCGPGGCKQLTKRCDCVIANRNGNITDTRRVNRRILETLGNEGALPFLSGNQQLSGGLGWVGGGCSLRAALPIPGTQQERFTPQPEKKQAQPQKPRKPDKPPPKPDKPEKPPRPEKPEKPPRPEKPEKPPLPEKPETRRETEKPRQEQDRPREGSRNNG; via the coding sequence ATGTCGCATTTGCGTGGCGCCGCAATCGTCGCACTCGGTGTCATGTTTTTCGGTCCGGTGTCGGCAATGGCTGCGGAAGCAATTGGCGAGGCGGTTCGGATCAGGACTGAAGTCAGAGGTGCGAACGGTCTGCTGGCGGTCAAGGACCCGGTCTACCGGGACGAACGGATTCTGACATCAAAATCCGGGCTGGGACAATTCGTGTTCCGCGACGGCACCAAACTTGCCGTCGGCTGGGGTTCGTCCGTCGTCATCGACAAATTCGTCTTCGATGACTCGAACAACTTGCAGAAGCTCAGTCTGAGGGCGACGAAGGGCACGTTCCGCTGGGTCAGCGGAAAATCGAAAAGCACTGCCTACGAGATCTTGACGCCGGCCGGAACGATCGGCGTCCGCGGCACCGCCTTCGACTTCTATGTCGGCGGCGACGGAACGACTGCGCTCGTTCTGCTCAACGGCGAGGCCAGTTTCTGCGGCCCCGGTGGCTGCAAACAACTGACAAAGCGTTGCGACTGCGTGATCGCCAACCGCAACGGCAACATCACCGACACGCGCCGCGTCAACCGCCGCATCCTGGAGACTCTCGGAAACGAGGGAGCGTTGCCGTTCCTTTCCGGCAACCAGCAGCTTTCCGGCGGGCTAGGCTGGGTCGGCGGCGGCTGCAGCCTTCGTGCGGCGCTCCCGATTCCGGGAACGCAGCAGGAGCGGTTCACGCCGCAGCCCGAGAAAAAACAGGCACAGCCGCAGAAGCCGCGTAAACCGGACAAGCCGCCGCCAAAACCCGACAAGCCGGAAAAGCCGCCGCGCCCGGAGAAGCCCGAGAAGCCACCGCGGCCAGAGAAGCCGGAGAAGCCGCCGCTGCCAGAGAAGCCAGAAACGCGTCGGGAAACGGAGAAGCCGCGTCAAGAGCAGGACCGGCCGCGAGAGGGCAGCCGCAATAACGGTTAG
- a CDS encoding GFA family protein: protein MRSRTASCSCGQLRIEVRGEPLGVGVCHCFACQRRTGSVFAALAAFAAPYEVTGTATEYMRTGDQGARFRFRFCPVCGTNLFHTEEGYEESSVAVAVGAFADPSFPPPEDSVYDCRRHSWVQLPPGIRTYEKDPT from the coding sequence ATGCGTTCCCGGACAGCGTCATGCTCCTGCGGCCAGTTGCGAATCGAAGTCCGGGGCGAACCACTGGGCGTTGGGGTTTGCCACTGCTTCGCCTGCCAGCGCCGAACGGGCAGCGTCTTTGCGGCCCTCGCCGCCTTTGCCGCCCCCTACGAGGTCACCGGCACCGCAACCGAATACATGCGCACTGGCGATCAGGGTGCGCGGTTCAGGTTCCGCTTCTGCCCCGTCTGCGGGACGAACCTCTTCCACACCGAGGAAGGCTACGAAGAATCCTCGGTGGCGGTCGCCGTCGGCGCCTTCGCCGACCCCAGTTTTCCGCCACCCGAAGATTCGGTCTATGACTGCCGCCGTCATTCCTGGGTACAGCTGCCGCCGGGGATAAGAACCTACGAAAAGGATCCGACTTAG
- a CDS encoding CBS domain-containing protein has protein sequence MQISEAMHPGVRWISPDTDLRTVAHIMKDEDIGALPVGENDRLIGMVTDRDIALRAFANGHDVASLTVRDVMTKEIVFCRTSESLEDAIRLMEEKKIRRLPVINEDKRMVGMLSLGDISHSSSRELTGELLKAVSSHHA, from the coding sequence ATGCAAATTTCGGAAGCCATGCATCCTGGAGTACGTTGGATCTCGCCGGATACGGACCTGCGCACGGTGGCGCACATCATGAAGGACGAGGATATCGGCGCCCTGCCCGTCGGCGAAAACGACCGGCTGATCGGAATGGTCACGGATCGCGACATAGCCTTGCGCGCCTTCGCCAACGGTCACGACGTTGCTTCGCTCACGGTGCGTGATGTGATGACGAAAGAGATCGTCTTCTGCCGCACGAGCGAATCCCTCGAAGACGCCATCCGCCTGATGGAAGAAAAGAAGATTCGGCGGCTGCCGGTGATCAACGAGGACAAGCGGATGGTCGGCATGCTGTCGCTCGGCGACATTTCCCATAGCAGCAGCCGGGAACTGACGGGCGAACTGCTCAAGGCCGTCAGCAGCCATCACGCCTGA
- a CDS encoding DinB family protein, with the protein MCSMNLPQDLICRPYRQLARNARLANARLDRACMALRPGEWEAPRTSFFPSLKETMVHLLNADRYYIDTLRGEWPGLARPPGSRATAAEFAIERAEVDEWLVDFSESLTAEALSCKISIHWPERTLTETVADTLLHVFMHGQHHRGQIHSMLSGTSVPPPQIDEFILADNGEARVEDLKALGWTEARLTR; encoded by the coding sequence ATGTGCAGCATGAACCTTCCGCAGGATTTGATATGCCGGCCCTACCGCCAGCTCGCGCGCAATGCTCGCCTTGCCAATGCGCGGCTGGATCGCGCCTGCATGGCGCTTCGTCCCGGTGAATGGGAGGCTCCACGAACGTCTTTCTTCCCCTCGCTCAAGGAGACGATGGTCCATCTTCTGAATGCCGATCGCTATTACATCGACACGCTGCGCGGCGAATGGCCCGGCCTGGCGAGGCCGCCGGGGAGCCGCGCCACGGCGGCCGAATTCGCTATCGAACGGGCAGAGGTCGACGAATGGCTGGTCGATTTCAGCGAGAGCCTGACGGCAGAGGCGCTTTCATGCAAGATCAGCATTCACTGGCCGGAGAGGACACTTACTGAAACTGTCGCCGATACGCTGCTTCACGTTTTCATGCACGGCCAGCACCACCGCGGCCAGATCCACTCGATGCTTTCGGGAACGAGTGTTCCGCCGCCGCAGATCGACGAATTCATCCTCGCCGACAATGGCGAGGCGCGCGTCGAAGACCTCAAGGCATTGGGCTGGACCGAAGCGCGGCTCACGCGATAG
- a CDS encoding adenylate/guanylate cyclase domain-containing protein yields the protein MNEAQTLFDALRQSVKPEIVDAFERFVRDAPDRKLCRINALAFAKAEGLDEEQTIAGFLHASHHGIFELSWNVLCPGCGGVLDANTSLKSLQREEYTCALCAAGYEPTLDEMVEVTFTVSPRVRHIEAHNPHALPPAEYFRQIYWGSGVDLPDEGFEEKVDEFMIEALELPPGEKAVIALQLPAEFVIIFEPVTHAAQFLEVAGEPTKERRNLALVFDRGHRHNETLRLQPGPLRIQVENHAEVRTLPSVCIANDALHGMLGRRRPFLTAKRLLSNQTFRDLYRTDTIDVDQRLKITSLTFLFTDLRGSTELYERVGDLAAFDLVKTHFSVLNEIVATEAGAVVKTIGDAVMATFPTPDRAVAAAMRMRDAMRELNEERGSEDLLLKIGIHEGPCIAVNLNERQDYFGQTVNIASRVQHLATSREIFATGSVVEDPRASSLLSDRGLNPMSHNVTLRGITNEISIFAIP from the coding sequence ATGAATGAAGCCCAGACTCTATTCGATGCGCTGCGCCAATCGGTGAAGCCGGAAATTGTCGATGCCTTCGAGCGGTTCGTACGGGATGCTCCGGACCGCAAGCTCTGCCGCATCAACGCGCTTGCCTTCGCAAAGGCCGAAGGGCTCGACGAGGAGCAGACGATCGCCGGCTTCCTGCATGCCTCCCATCACGGCATCTTCGAATTGTCATGGAATGTGCTCTGCCCAGGCTGCGGCGGGGTGCTCGACGCCAATACCTCGCTCAAGTCCCTGCAGCGGGAGGAATATACCTGCGCGCTCTGTGCCGCCGGCTACGAGCCGACGCTCGACGAAATGGTCGAGGTGACCTTCACTGTGAGCCCGCGGGTGCGCCACATCGAGGCGCACAACCCGCACGCATTGCCGCCGGCCGAGTATTTCCGCCAGATCTACTGGGGCTCGGGCGTCGACCTGCCTGACGAAGGCTTTGAGGAGAAGGTCGACGAGTTCATGATCGAGGCGCTGGAATTGCCGCCAGGCGAGAAGGCAGTCATCGCGCTGCAGCTTCCAGCGGAGTTCGTCATCATCTTCGAGCCGGTGACGCATGCGGCGCAGTTCCTCGAGGTGGCTGGAGAGCCGACCAAGGAGCGAAGGAACCTCGCTCTCGTCTTCGACCGCGGCCATCGCCACAACGAGACCTTGCGCCTCCAGCCGGGACCGCTGAGGATCCAGGTGGAAAACCACGCGGAAGTCCGCACGCTGCCCTCGGTCTGCATCGCGAACGACGCGCTCCATGGCATGCTCGGCCGCCGCCGGCCGTTCCTGACGGCCAAGCGCCTGCTTTCCAACCAGACGTTCCGCGACCTCTACCGCACCGACACGATCGACGTCGACCAGCGGCTGAAGATCACCAGCCTCACCTTCCTCTTCACGGATCTGCGGGGCTCGACCGAGCTTTACGAGCGCGTCGGCGACCTTGCGGCCTTCGATCTGGTCAAGACCCATTTCAGCGTCCTGAACGAGATCGTCGCGACCGAGGCCGGCGCCGTCGTCAAGACGATCGGCGACGCGGTGATGGCGACCTTCCCGACGCCGGACCGGGCGGTCGCCGCCGCGATGCGGATGCGCGATGCGATGCGCGAACTCAACGAAGAACGCGGCAGCGAGGACCTGCTCCTGAAGATCGGCATCCACGAGGGGCCATGCATCGCCGTCAACCTCAACGAGCGCCAGGACTATTTCGGCCAGACCGTTAACATCGCCTCGCGCGTCCAGCACCTCGCCACCTCGCGCGAAATCTTCGCCACGGGTTCGGTGGTGGAGGACCCGCGTGCCTCCAGCCTCCTCAGCGATCGCGGACTAAATCCCATGTCGCACAATGTCACGCTTCGCGGCATCACCAACGAGATCAGCATTTTCGCGATCCCGTGA
- a CDS encoding CHASE2 domain-containing protein, with amino-acid sequence MTRAQQVGVIIGLAIVAALTMLRASDPPLLRLGRNLTFDEYQRIKPRSYENMPVRIVDIDEASLRELGQWPWPRNRIAALVDRLSEMGASAIAFDVLFAEPDRLSPRNVVRDVAGIDPSLLRQLPDNDEIFAQAITDRPVVLGFGISNEGSYRPPVKAGFAFTGESPFGAPPRLDAATPLRPQLEANAAGLGHISLNPGATSTVVRAVPLFLSDGEQFFPNLALEALRVAQGASTYVLAAAPEVADTLTDAKIGDFVVPVTAAGELWLYVSPDRAERYVSARHVLAPGGASPEVVAAIEGSIVFVGTSAAGLQDIRTTALGQNVPGVSLHAQTVEQILSGHFLSRPDWADGLEILTIAVAGTLLVLLTTFVSPAVALVCGLLITAAGLVASWLAFLYGGLLFDPLAPIVSGSITHFAATAFRFLVTDRERRAVRRAFGQYLSPSLLYRIEHTRDALRLGGDDRELTVMFVDVRNFTEISERLAPTAVVGFLNTLLDALSRHVIANEGTLDKFIGDSIMAFWNAPVDVADHPGKAVRAALAMRETMARLNAEDAFGFGKEHSVAIGVGIHTGIACVGNMGAEAHFNYSAVGDTVNVAARIEASCKDVHFDILVSEETAKVLPGHALLEAGMLALKGKSTRTRLFAVVGDEKLGASAEFAELRCLHLKLVDALRSRVPNRKILNAAKLKAAKFPGLTEFYRRISRRADHFADPGKSG; translated from the coding sequence ATGACACGCGCGCAGCAGGTGGGCGTCATTATCGGCTTGGCGATTGTAGCGGCGCTGACCATGCTGCGGGCAAGCGATCCGCCATTGCTGCGGCTCGGGCGCAATCTGACATTCGACGAATACCAACGCATCAAGCCGCGCAGTTACGAGAACATGCCGGTGCGGATCGTCGACATAGACGAGGCGTCGCTCCGGGAGCTTGGTCAGTGGCCGTGGCCGAGAAATCGCATTGCCGCCCTGGTCGATCGGCTGTCGGAGATGGGTGCGTCGGCGATCGCATTCGATGTTCTCTTTGCCGAGCCGGATCGCCTGTCGCCGCGCAACGTCGTCCGCGACGTTGCCGGGATCGACCCATCCTTGCTGCGCCAACTGCCCGACAACGATGAGATCTTCGCCCAGGCGATCACGGACAGACCTGTCGTGCTGGGTTTCGGCATTTCTAACGAAGGGAGCTATAGGCCGCCGGTGAAGGCCGGCTTTGCCTTTACCGGCGAAAGCCCCTTCGGCGCGCCGCCACGTCTCGATGCGGCGACGCCGCTTAGGCCGCAGCTCGAGGCCAATGCCGCCGGACTCGGCCACATCAGTCTCAATCCCGGCGCGACGTCGACCGTGGTCCGCGCCGTCCCGCTTTTCCTAAGCGACGGCGAACAGTTTTTTCCGAACCTCGCGCTCGAAGCGCTGCGCGTGGCGCAGGGCGCCTCCACCTACGTGCTCGCCGCCGCCCCGGAAGTGGCCGATACGCTGACGGACGCCAAGATCGGGGATTTCGTGGTACCGGTGACCGCGGCCGGCGAACTCTGGCTCTATGTCAGTCCCGATCGGGCCGAACGCTATGTCTCGGCCAGGCACGTGCTCGCGCCCGGCGGGGCGTCGCCAGAGGTGGTGGCCGCAATCGAGGGCAGCATCGTGTTCGTCGGCACGTCGGCGGCGGGTTTGCAGGACATTCGCACGACCGCCCTTGGGCAGAACGTCCCAGGCGTCTCGCTGCACGCGCAAACCGTTGAGCAGATCCTGTCGGGCCATTTTCTCTCGCGCCCGGACTGGGCGGATGGCCTCGAGATTCTGACCATCGCGGTCGCGGGCACGCTGCTCGTGCTGCTTACCACCTTCGTCAGTCCCGCGGTGGCGCTGGTGTGCGGCCTGCTGATCACCGCGGCTGGACTCGTCGCTTCCTGGCTCGCCTTCCTCTATGGCGGGCTTCTTTTCGATCCACTCGCTCCGATCGTCAGTGGATCGATCACGCATTTCGCCGCCACCGCGTTCCGCTTCCTCGTCACCGACCGCGAGCGCCGCGCCGTCCGGCGGGCCTTCGGCCAGTATCTTTCGCCGTCGCTGCTCTATCGTATCGAGCATACGCGCGATGCGTTGCGCCTCGGCGGCGACGACCGCGAGCTGACGGTTATGTTTGTCGATGTCCGGAATTTCACCGAAATCAGCGAGCGCCTGGCTCCCACCGCCGTCGTCGGCTTTCTGAACACGCTGCTCGATGCGCTGAGCCGCCATGTGATTGCCAACGAAGGCACGCTCGACAAGTTCATCGGGGATTCGATCATGGCCTTCTGGAACGCCCCGGTCGACGTCGCCGACCATCCCGGCAAGGCCGTTCGCGCCGCGCTTGCCATGCGTGAGACGATGGCGCGCCTCAATGCCGAAGACGCCTTCGGCTTCGGAAAGGAGCATAGCGTCGCGATCGGGGTCGGCATTCACACCGGCATCGCCTGCGTCGGCAACATGGGCGCCGAGGCGCACTTCAACTACTCGGCCGTCGGCGATACGGTGAACGTCGCGGCGCGGATAGAGGCTTCGTGCAAGGACGTCCACTTCGACATTCTGGTGTCCGAGGAGACCGCGAAGGTGCTGCCGGGCCATGCCCTGCTCGAAGCGGGGATGCTGGCGCTCAAGGGAAAGAGCACGCGGACAAGGCTGTTCGCCGTCGTCGGCGACGAAAAACTCGGGGCCTCAGCCGAATTCGCCGAATTGCGGTGCCTGCACTTGAAACTTGTAGACGCCTTGCGGTCCCGTGTGCCGAACCGCAAGATCCTGAACGCGGCGAAGCTCAAAGCGGCGAAGTTCCCGGGGCTGACGGAATTCTACCGGCGGATATCGCGCCGGGCCGATCACTTCGCAGATCCCGGCAAATCAGGATGA